The following coding sequences are from one Eleginops maclovinus isolate JMC-PN-2008 ecotype Puerto Natales chromosome 11, JC_Emac_rtc_rv5, whole genome shotgun sequence window:
- the emsy gene encoding BRCA2-interacting transcriptional repressor EMSY isoform X4 encodes MIQLEKPVLTGTMPVVWPTILDLGRDECKRILRKLELEAYAGVISALRAQGDLTKDKKDLLGELTKILGISTERHRAEVRRAVNDERLTTIAYHMSGPNSSSEWSIEGRRLVPLMPRLVPQTAFTVTANAVASASANQNASLLLPAETGNKEVVVCYSYTSTTGTSTSATASSGAIGAVKSPRPPSPSSNVVVLPSGSTVYVKSVSCSDEDEKPRKRRRTNSSSSPPVMLKEVSKMSPPVSKSITVPVSGSPKMSNIMQSIANSLPPHLSPVKITFTKPTIQTTNTTTQKVIIVTTSPSSNFVPNILSKSHAHNAALSKLVSTTMLTAPTQKQTVVFPASAHPSSSNVAVTTVVSCTPSVVMSTTCASSAGVKVTSARLPSPKTMVGSPAQILAQFPKQQSPKQLHQGSSMGVCSVTQTSSSSPGSKPTIQIKQESGVKIITQQVQPSKILPKPSSVALSSSSSSPIMVVSSNGAIMTTKLVTQSTATQATYTRPTVSPSLGARISASSGGTTYVKTTSGSIITVVPKSLATLGGKIISSNMVSGTTTKITTIPMSSKPNVIVVQKTTGKGATIQGLPGKNVVTTLLNAGVSPKLENFTSYIKAVQGSKPAIITASRPITKMIVTQPKGMSSGSQATATKIIPTKIVYGQQGKTQVLIKPKPVFQTAVVSEQTRQLVTEALQQVSRAAELSHNQNLNQDGSTKDESGESSHSSAQDPPPVVHVVSSREHDWTDQEISVESSPTIIYQEVSAGEAQSATSTIKALLELQQTTAVKEKAEAKPRQHTIDLSQMAVPLQLAPEKKPAPESPRPSTSEAEPSTEHSTAGKVISRGAVSSEDDNVVMSSSQTTIKPYKISHVTLVSKPAATVSSAAAAASHLGHVPSDSSGKSESGLEVGELEGDTLDPQTGLFYRSSQPATDPLKQTLHPASTQPPSGQTASSSISTSTQPPPQLQSKPQFIQPSSSSTLPSTLTLTKKLPKLREQIPPKPLTPSPKDRPLTVPALAPGVKVTTPGMLTKPLLTPQLPKLQQAPTSLHRPLHTPMSHPPPLQAHHPVSTEKTSSSQQPIITQSATVTKITFGGSHHSSPVFSSAEAAAKLVPGSSSVRPSGEKPSVSDILKISMMEAEIDPSVEPMVVDSSSDCGPLGKTQAVDSGPFISSSGAHHSLTKGPQFSCMPGLTAQRSKEDLEVIEVIPQYSILPDSSQSNVVVEPSGFLEITNYTSQQLEEDSPMEQEVDSSNDEATAASPPDQP; translated from the exons ATGATTCAGCTGGAGAAGCCGGTGCTGACTGGGACCATGCCTGTGGTGTGGCCCACCATCCTGGACCTGGGCAGGGACGAGTGCAAGAGGATTCTCCGAAAACTGG AGCTGGAGGCGTATGCCGGGGTCATCAGCGCCCTGCGAGCACAGGGAGACCTGACGAAGGACAAGAAGGATCTGCTGGGAGAGCTCACTAAAATCCTCGG TATCTCTACAGAGCGCCATCGTGCAGAAGTCCGCAGGGCTGTCAACGATGAGCGCCTCACCACCATCGCATATCA CATGTCGGGTCCTAACAGCTCGTCTGAGTGGTCGATTGAAGGCCGCCGCCTCGTTCCCCTGATGCCGAGGCTCGTCCCTCAGACAGCCTTTACTGTGACCGCTAACGCAGTAGCCAGtgcctcagccaatcagaacgcCTCCCTTCTGCTGCCAGcggaaacaggaaacaaagaaG TGGTTGTATGTTACTCCTACACGAGCACCACCGGTACCTCCACCAGCGCCACAGCGAGCAGCGGCGCCATCGGAGCGGTGAAATCCCCTCGACCCCCGAGCCCCTCCTCCAACGTGGTGGTGCTGCCCAGCGGTAGCACGGTCTACGTCAAGA GTGTGAGTTGTTCGGACGAAGACGAGAAGCCTCGGAAGCGACGGCGGACAAACTCGTCGAGCTCGCCTCCGGTGATGCTGAAGGAGGTGTCCAAAATGTCCCCCCCGGTGTCTAAGAGCATCACGGTGCCAGTGAGCGGCAGCCCCAAGATGAGCAACATCATGCAGAGCATCGCCAACTCGCTGCCCCCCCACCTGTCCCCTGTTAAGATCACCTTCACCAAGCCCACCATCCagaccaccaacaccaccacgCAGAAG gTGATCATCGTGACGACTTCTCCCAGCTCCAACTTCGTGCCTAACATCCTGTCCAAGTCTCACGCTCACAACGCCGCTCTGTCCAAGCTGGTCTCCACCACCATGCTGACGGCGCCCACGCAGAAACAGACGGTGGTGTTTCCCGCCAGCGCCCACCCGTCCTCCAGCAATGTCGCGGTGACCACCGTGGTCTCCTGCACGCCTTCAGTGGTCATGTCAACAACAT gtgCCTCTTCAGCAGGAGTGAAGGTGACCTCAGCTCGTCTCCCCTCCCCTAAAACTATGGTGGGCTCCCCGGCTCAGATCCTGGCTCAGTTCCCCAAGCAGCAGTCCCCCAAACAGCTGCACCAGGGGTCCTCTATGGGGGTCTGCAGCGTCACGCAGACCTCCAGCTCCTCGCCGGGCTCCAAGCCCACCATCCAGATCAAACAGGAGTCCG GGGTGAAGATCATCACACAGCAGGTGCAGCCCAGTAAGATCCTCCCCAAGCCTTCCTCCGTGGCtctgtccagcagcagctcctccccCATCATGGTCGTCAGCAGCAACGGCGCCATCATGACCACCAAGCTGGTCACTCAGTCCACAG cTACCCAGGCCACCTACACCAGGCCCACGGTGAGCCCCAGCCTCGGGGCTAGGATCTCGGCCTCCAGCGGCGGGACCACCTACGTGAAGACGACCAGCGGCAGCATCATCACCGTGGTTCCCAAATCTCTGGCCACGCTGGGCGGGAAGATCATCAGCAGCAACATGGTCTCCG GCACGACGACTAAGATCACCACCATCCCCATGTCCTCCAAACCAAACGTCATCGTGGTTCAGAAAACGACGGGGAAAGGAGCGACCATCCAGGGACTGCCGGGGAAGAACGTGGTCACCACACTGCTCAACGCTGGG GTGTCGCCAAAGTTAGAAAACTTCACATCCTACATTAAG GCCGTTCAGGGATCAAAGCCAGCAATCATCACAGCCTCCAGACCCATCACCAAGATGATCGTCACGCAGCCCAAAGGCATGAGCTCCGGCTCGCAGGCCACCGCCACCAAGATCATCCCGACCAAGATTGTGTACGGCCAGCAGGGCAAGACCCAG GTCCTCATCAAACCGAAGCCGGTGTTCCAGACGGCGGTGGTGAGCGAGCAGACGAGGCAGCTGGTGACAGAGGCGCTGCAGCAGGTGAGCCGTGCCGCAGAGCTGAGCCACAACCAGAACCTGAACCAGGACGGGTCCACGAAGGACGAGTCTGGAGAGTCGTCGCACAGCAGCGCTCAAG ATCCCCCGCCTGTAGTGCACGTGGTTTCCTCCAGAGAGCACGACTGGACGGATCAGGAGATCTCTGTGGAGTCCAGCCCCACCATCATCTACCAGGAGGTTTCTGCAGGGGAGGCTCAGTCCGCCACCTCCACCATCAAAgccctgctggagctgcagcagaccACAG CAGTGAAAGAAAAGGCAGAGGCCAAACCCCGTCAGCACACCATCGACCTGAGTCAGATGGCCGTTCCCCTCCAGCTGGCCCCGGAGAAGAAGCCGGCCCCCGAGTCCCCGAGACCCTCCACCTCCGAGGCTGAACCCAGCACAGAGCACAGCACCGCAG GTAAGGTGATCAGCAGAGGGGCGGTCTCCTCTGAGGACGATAACGTGGTGATGTCATCCAGCCAGACGACGATCAAGCCTTACAAAATCAGCCATGTTACCTTGGTTAGCAAACCGGCTGCTACCGTGTCGTCTGCGGCGGCAGCGGCGTCACACCTCGGACACGTG CCCTCTGACAGCAGCGGTAAATCAGAGAGTGGGTTGGAGGTGGGCGAGCTGGAGGGCGACACCTTGGACCCCCAAACGGGATTATTTTACCGCTCCAGCCAACCAGCCACAGACCCATTAAAGCAAACCCTCCACCCTGCATCAACTCAGCCTCCTTCAGGCCAGACGGCCTCCTCCTCCATTTCCACTTCCACCCAGCCGCCGCCACAACTCCAAAGCAAGCCTCAGTTCATCCagccttcctcttcctcaaccTTACCCTCCACCCTCACTCTGACTAAGAAACTCCCCAAACTACGGGAGCAGATTCCTCCCAAACCTTTGACCCCGAGTCCCAAAGACAGACCCTTAACTGTACCAGCATTAGCCCCAGGGGTAAAGGTCACCACCCCAGGCATGCTAACCAAACCACTGCTGACACCACAGCTGCCGAAGCTCCAGCAAGCACCCACGTCCCTCCATAGACCCCTGCACACCCCCATGTCCCACCCTCCTCCACTGCAGGCGCACCACCCCGTCAGCACGGAGAAGACCTCCTCCAGCCAG CAGCCGATCATCACTCAGAGCGCCACCGTCACTAAGATCACGTTCGGCGGCTCCCATCACTCCTCGCCGGTGTTCAGCAGCGCAGAGGCCGCTGCCAAACTGGTCCCCGGGTCGAGCTCCGTCCGGCCGTCCGGAGAGAAGCCGTCGGTGTCGGACATCCTGAAGATCTCCATGATGGAGGCGGAGATCGACCCCAGCGTGGAACCCATGGTGGTGGACTCCTCCAGCGACTGCGGCCCTCTGGGTAAAACCCAGGCGGTGGACTCGGGTCCGTTCATCAGCAGCTCCGGGGCCCATCACTCGCTCACAAAGGGCCCGCAGTTCAGCTGCATGCCGGGGCTCACTGCACAGAGGAGCAAAGAGGACCTGGAGGTCATTGAG GTGATTCCTCAGTACTCCATCCTGCCCGACTCCAGCCAGTCCAACGTGGTGGTGGAGCCCAGCGGCTTCCTGGAGATCACCAACTACACCAgccagcagctggaggaggacagCCCCATGGAGCAGGAGGTGGACAGCAGCAACGACGAAGCGACTGCAGCAAGCCCCCCTGACCAACCGTAG
- the emsy gene encoding BRCA2-interacting transcriptional repressor EMSY isoform X2, whose protein sequence is MIQLEKPVLTGTMPVVWPTILDLGRDECKRILRKLELEAYAGVISALRAQGDLTKDKKDLLGELTKILGISTERHRAEVRRAVNDERLTTIAYHMSGPNSSSEWSIEGRRLVPLMPRLVPQTAFTVTANAVASASANQNASLLLPAETGNKEVVVCYSYTSTTGTSTSATASSGAIGAVKSPRPPSPSSNVVVLPSGSTVYVKSVSCSDEDEKPRKRRRTNSSSSPPVMLKEVSKMSPPVSKSITVPVSGSPKMSNIMQSIANSLPPHLSPVKITFTKPTIQTTNTTTQKVIIVTTSPSSNFVPNILSKSHAHNAALSKLVSTTMLTAPTQKQTVVFPASAHPSSSNVAVTTVVSCTPSVVMSTTCASSAGVKVTSARLPSPKTMVGSPAQILAQFPKQQSPKQLHQGSSMGVCSVTQTSSSSPGSKPTIQIKQESGVKIITQQVQPSKILPKPSSVALSSSSSSPIMVVSSNGAIMTTKLVTQSTATQATYTRPTVSPSLGARISASSGGTTYVKTTSGSIITVVPKSLATLGGKIISSNMVSGTTTKITTIPMSSKPNVIVVQKTTGKGATIQGLPGKNVVTTLLNAGVSPKLENFTSYIKGEKGLQAVQGSKPAIITASRPITKMIVTQPKGMSSGSQATATKIIPTKIVYGQQGKTQVLIKPKPVFQTAVVSEQTRQLVTEALQQVSRAAELSHNQNLNQDGSTKDESGESSHSSAQDPPPVVHVVSSREHDWTDQEISVESSPTIIYQEVSAGEAQSATSTIKALLELQQTTVKEKAEAKPRQHTIDLSQMAVPLQLAPEKKPAPESPRPSTSEAEPSTEHSTAGKVISRGAVSSEDDNVVMSSSQTTIKPYKISHVTLVSKPAATVSSAAAAASHLGHVPSDSSGKSESGLEVGELEGDTLDPQTGLFYRSSQPATDPLKQTLHPASTQPPSGQTASSSISTSTQPPPQLQSKPQFIQPSSSSTLPSTLTLTKKLPKLREQIPPKPLTPSPKDRPLTVPALAPGVKVTTPGMLTKPLLTPQLPKLQQAPTSLHRPLHTPMSHPPPLQAHHPVSTEKTSSSQQPIITQSATVTKITFGGSHHSSPVFSSAEAAAKLVPGSSSVRPSGEKPSVSDILKISMMEAEIDPSVEPMVVDSSSDCGPLGKTQAVDSGPFISSSGAHHSLTKGPQFSCMPGLTAQRSKEDLEVIEVIPQYSILPDSSQSNVVVEPSGFLEITNYTSQQLEEDSPMEQEVDSSNDEATAASPPDQP, encoded by the exons ATGATTCAGCTGGAGAAGCCGGTGCTGACTGGGACCATGCCTGTGGTGTGGCCCACCATCCTGGACCTGGGCAGGGACGAGTGCAAGAGGATTCTCCGAAAACTGG AGCTGGAGGCGTATGCCGGGGTCATCAGCGCCCTGCGAGCACAGGGAGACCTGACGAAGGACAAGAAGGATCTGCTGGGAGAGCTCACTAAAATCCTCGG TATCTCTACAGAGCGCCATCGTGCAGAAGTCCGCAGGGCTGTCAACGATGAGCGCCTCACCACCATCGCATATCA CATGTCGGGTCCTAACAGCTCGTCTGAGTGGTCGATTGAAGGCCGCCGCCTCGTTCCCCTGATGCCGAGGCTCGTCCCTCAGACAGCCTTTACTGTGACCGCTAACGCAGTAGCCAGtgcctcagccaatcagaacgcCTCCCTTCTGCTGCCAGcggaaacaggaaacaaagaaG TGGTTGTATGTTACTCCTACACGAGCACCACCGGTACCTCCACCAGCGCCACAGCGAGCAGCGGCGCCATCGGAGCGGTGAAATCCCCTCGACCCCCGAGCCCCTCCTCCAACGTGGTGGTGCTGCCCAGCGGTAGCACGGTCTACGTCAAGA GTGTGAGTTGTTCGGACGAAGACGAGAAGCCTCGGAAGCGACGGCGGACAAACTCGTCGAGCTCGCCTCCGGTGATGCTGAAGGAGGTGTCCAAAATGTCCCCCCCGGTGTCTAAGAGCATCACGGTGCCAGTGAGCGGCAGCCCCAAGATGAGCAACATCATGCAGAGCATCGCCAACTCGCTGCCCCCCCACCTGTCCCCTGTTAAGATCACCTTCACCAAGCCCACCATCCagaccaccaacaccaccacgCAGAAG gTGATCATCGTGACGACTTCTCCCAGCTCCAACTTCGTGCCTAACATCCTGTCCAAGTCTCACGCTCACAACGCCGCTCTGTCCAAGCTGGTCTCCACCACCATGCTGACGGCGCCCACGCAGAAACAGACGGTGGTGTTTCCCGCCAGCGCCCACCCGTCCTCCAGCAATGTCGCGGTGACCACCGTGGTCTCCTGCACGCCTTCAGTGGTCATGTCAACAACAT gtgCCTCTTCAGCAGGAGTGAAGGTGACCTCAGCTCGTCTCCCCTCCCCTAAAACTATGGTGGGCTCCCCGGCTCAGATCCTGGCTCAGTTCCCCAAGCAGCAGTCCCCCAAACAGCTGCACCAGGGGTCCTCTATGGGGGTCTGCAGCGTCACGCAGACCTCCAGCTCCTCGCCGGGCTCCAAGCCCACCATCCAGATCAAACAGGAGTCCG GGGTGAAGATCATCACACAGCAGGTGCAGCCCAGTAAGATCCTCCCCAAGCCTTCCTCCGTGGCtctgtccagcagcagctcctccccCATCATGGTCGTCAGCAGCAACGGCGCCATCATGACCACCAAGCTGGTCACTCAGTCCACAG cTACCCAGGCCACCTACACCAGGCCCACGGTGAGCCCCAGCCTCGGGGCTAGGATCTCGGCCTCCAGCGGCGGGACCACCTACGTGAAGACGACCAGCGGCAGCATCATCACCGTGGTTCCCAAATCTCTGGCCACGCTGGGCGGGAAGATCATCAGCAGCAACATGGTCTCCG GCACGACGACTAAGATCACCACCATCCCCATGTCCTCCAAACCAAACGTCATCGTGGTTCAGAAAACGACGGGGAAAGGAGCGACCATCCAGGGACTGCCGGGGAAGAACGTGGTCACCACACTGCTCAACGCTGGG GTGTCGCCAAAGTTAGAAAACTTCACATCCTACATTAAG GGCGAGAAGGGTCTGCAGGCCGTTCAGGGATCAAAGCCAGCAATCATCACAGCCTCCAGACCCATCACCAAGATGATCGTCACGCAGCCCAAAGGCATGAGCTCCGGCTCGCAGGCCACCGCCACCAAGATCATCCCGACCAAGATTGTGTACGGCCAGCAGGGCAAGACCCAG GTCCTCATCAAACCGAAGCCGGTGTTCCAGACGGCGGTGGTGAGCGAGCAGACGAGGCAGCTGGTGACAGAGGCGCTGCAGCAGGTGAGCCGTGCCGCAGAGCTGAGCCACAACCAGAACCTGAACCAGGACGGGTCCACGAAGGACGAGTCTGGAGAGTCGTCGCACAGCAGCGCTCAAG ATCCCCCGCCTGTAGTGCACGTGGTTTCCTCCAGAGAGCACGACTGGACGGATCAGGAGATCTCTGTGGAGTCCAGCCCCACCATCATCTACCAGGAGGTTTCTGCAGGGGAGGCTCAGTCCGCCACCTCCACCATCAAAgccctgctggagctgcagcagaccACAG TGAAAGAAAAGGCAGAGGCCAAACCCCGTCAGCACACCATCGACCTGAGTCAGATGGCCGTTCCCCTCCAGCTGGCCCCGGAGAAGAAGCCGGCCCCCGAGTCCCCGAGACCCTCCACCTCCGAGGCTGAACCCAGCACAGAGCACAGCACCGCAG GTAAGGTGATCAGCAGAGGGGCGGTCTCCTCTGAGGACGATAACGTGGTGATGTCATCCAGCCAGACGACGATCAAGCCTTACAAAATCAGCCATGTTACCTTGGTTAGCAAACCGGCTGCTACCGTGTCGTCTGCGGCGGCAGCGGCGTCACACCTCGGACACGTG CCCTCTGACAGCAGCGGTAAATCAGAGAGTGGGTTGGAGGTGGGCGAGCTGGAGGGCGACACCTTGGACCCCCAAACGGGATTATTTTACCGCTCCAGCCAACCAGCCACAGACCCATTAAAGCAAACCCTCCACCCTGCATCAACTCAGCCTCCTTCAGGCCAGACGGCCTCCTCCTCCATTTCCACTTCCACCCAGCCGCCGCCACAACTCCAAAGCAAGCCTCAGTTCATCCagccttcctcttcctcaaccTTACCCTCCACCCTCACTCTGACTAAGAAACTCCCCAAACTACGGGAGCAGATTCCTCCCAAACCTTTGACCCCGAGTCCCAAAGACAGACCCTTAACTGTACCAGCATTAGCCCCAGGGGTAAAGGTCACCACCCCAGGCATGCTAACCAAACCACTGCTGACACCACAGCTGCCGAAGCTCCAGCAAGCACCCACGTCCCTCCATAGACCCCTGCACACCCCCATGTCCCACCCTCCTCCACTGCAGGCGCACCACCCCGTCAGCACGGAGAAGACCTCCTCCAGCCAG CAGCCGATCATCACTCAGAGCGCCACCGTCACTAAGATCACGTTCGGCGGCTCCCATCACTCCTCGCCGGTGTTCAGCAGCGCAGAGGCCGCTGCCAAACTGGTCCCCGGGTCGAGCTCCGTCCGGCCGTCCGGAGAGAAGCCGTCGGTGTCGGACATCCTGAAGATCTCCATGATGGAGGCGGAGATCGACCCCAGCGTGGAACCCATGGTGGTGGACTCCTCCAGCGACTGCGGCCCTCTGGGTAAAACCCAGGCGGTGGACTCGGGTCCGTTCATCAGCAGCTCCGGGGCCCATCACTCGCTCACAAAGGGCCCGCAGTTCAGCTGCATGCCGGGGCTCACTGCACAGAGGAGCAAAGAGGACCTGGAGGTCATTGAG GTGATTCCTCAGTACTCCATCCTGCCCGACTCCAGCCAGTCCAACGTGGTGGTGGAGCCCAGCGGCTTCCTGGAGATCACCAACTACACCAgccagcagctggaggaggacagCCCCATGGAGCAGGAGGTGGACAGCAGCAACGACGAAGCGACTGCAGCAAGCCCCCCTGACCAACCGTAG